The Vigna unguiculata cultivar IT97K-499-35 chromosome 11, ASM411807v1, whole genome shotgun sequence genomic sequence ttcaagtttttttttttcttttcatatggATATATTTCCCTTCAAGTTTTCCTCTTTGTTGTTTATGAACATGGACAAAAGAAAcacaatcaaatattttatgagGAAAGCTAATAGAATGATTTATATGCgggtaaaaaaatgaaatacctCCACTGaacattttaattgtaaaacaGTAGAGGGTAACATGTTAATTAAATAAGTGGTAGAGAGAATGACTTcccctaaaatatttttagaacaTTGTTTTGAAAGAGGAGTGCGCTTGTTTGTTCTAAAAGATGTGCATTTTTTGTTCAACAACTTCATTTTGTTGGGGGTGTATAAACACATGAAGATTCATAAATTATCccttcattttgaaaaaaaaaaagtctaagGATTAAAATAATTCTTAGCATTATTATATCTAAATTTCTTGATAACCATcccaaattgatttttaactaGTGTCACAAAATTCATTACAACAAAACTAACctcaaatttgtttttaagGAGAAAAAGTCACGTTATCCTTgtacaatcatcaataaaagtaacaaatcATTTAGCtcctaaaatatttgaaacattAGAGGGACTCAGACATGAATATGAATCAAATAAAAAggattataacatattttatagcAAGTAGGAGGAAATGAAACACATTGGTGTTTTGCCAATTCACCAACCTCACAATGAAGATTATGCATGTTCAAATTCAAAAGCCTTGAACAAAGAAGGAAGCCAACATTTTATTACACAAAAATGAGGGACGTCCAAGACAATAATGATGCAACTGAATTTTTTCCTGATCATGTATTGATGATTCAGTCATGCAAGAGTGACTCATAATAGGCTGGTTCAAGTCTCCCATATAGTGAAGGTCATTTCAATCTCTAACATGTCCAATTGTCCTCCTCGATTTCTTGTCCTGTAATATACAAGAACTTCTATGAAAAATCACATTACAAGAGAGGTTATTGGTAAGATTTTTAATGGATGTCATATTTGTGGACAATTTAGGAACATGTAGGACATTTTTCAAGAGTATGGTTAGGTATACTATTGTATCTCCTTGACTTGCTACAATTATCATCTTTGCATCAAGTGTGGAGGTTCTTTTATTActagaacatgaaaaatatgTGGAAAAGAATTTAGGAAATGTTGTCATGTGATCGGTGGCTCTAAAATCTAAAATCTAGTGAAAAGGATATTTTAGACATTAAATCCAACAAAAAAATGATAACTTACCATAATATGTCAAtgaacatatatttataaatttttcatgTTACTAAAGAAGGATTTTACTCTTTGTAACTCATGGTTTAGTTATGGAAAATCCTTCTTGATTTACAAGAACAACATCAGCTGATTAAGACCATTTGGGatcttttgtttcattcaacCAATACGTTGAATGCACATTCttgtattcttttatatatatatatatatatatatatatatatatatatatatatatatatatataaaatttataaaaaagtttatgtttaaataattgtattaataagaaattttaaataattatgtttaaatagtatataaatataaataatatattaattaatatttaaaatctaaatactatttaaatagttatattaatcaaaatttttaagtaattatatttacataatatatagatataaataatatattaattaatatttaaaaactacattaattagaaattttaaataactatattttaaaataatatactatttgatatttaaataattatattaaaaaagaatttgaaagtTCTTTTTGTggttgaataaaatatattataatgaaagaATTACGAAAGGTTAATAAAGTGTAAAATTGTGATTGGATTGTGATGCGTTAAATCAAAACTCAGCTTATTAAATCATATAacgaaattattaaattattaaaaagaaaattaggttTCCTTTCATACTCTTCATCTCGTTCCTATTTCCTTTGCAACGCAACACTATCATGTGTCCATCGTGTGAACTTCAGCCCTTTGGATGGTGTTTGCTCTGCATATCTGgaagtagggatgtcaacagggcgggtagggtacgggtagtagtttCTCTGTATcttacccgctggataaatatttgtcatgtacccgtactcatatccgtcgggtatccgttatgcgggtactcgtctatttttttcatatccgcggatatccacgggtaccagcaggtatttaaaaaataaatatttaatcataaattcaaataaaataaaataaaatacatcactgttataaattttaaataaatttcaaactaactcaagtccatacaagtccaaataattataaaaataaatataaaatgacgttcaacacaatggaaattatttaattagtgttttgatcaacaagccTACTTTCTCCGactgattcctgaaaaataatcaaataataaacctcaactgtcacgtgccaagtattcttattttgatttcatcatttgacaacaagcatgccataaacgtcattgtctatatagggtttgatgtatatgtccaatttcaaagaagggaaagagaagaatgtcaagggatgtgcttggaagaagaaaacataccAATACTTGAAATTGGAAtaatgaagacagaagacaagatgtgcagcttataaaaaattaggacaaaatgttttttactaatatatatatatatatatatatatatatatatatatatatatatatatatatatatatataagagtatttttgtgaattaaagtttagcgggtacgggtatccacgggtacagatactataatactcgtacccgccccattaacatgcgggtatcaaaattACCCGTACCCACGAGTAacaggtatccatttttaatattcatttcctactcATTGTGGATTTTATCCATGGATACCCATGGTTAGGGATACTTTTTACATCCCTATCTAGAAGCAACGTTGTGTCAAgcacattatatatatacataaattctttttaacaattttataatttgaccCAAcagttttagaaataaaaacaaaattaaagtataataaataaaaataacgtcAAAAATTTCTAAGATATCtcaattaacaataaataatttaatactaataatattaataatttattaatgacaacaataatttattaatgatattaatgacttattagttataatttattaatagtaatttattaatgacaatataacatattaataataatattaatttattttcgtgtaatatttaattaaaaatattttcaaccaattgcttttaattttattttaaaataaattaaacctaatatttttttattaaaaatctaattacattaaattaattttaactgattagattttattttatattaattttaatcacaAGTGTAAACTTGTGATCTTACatcttaatttataaaattgttttatctattACATCTATCAATTTAAtcacaaactttttttttaatttttaatattcaccTATTCATTCATTAAAACAAATGATTCAGAATTTCTTGTATGTTTTCTTAAATTCATCCTTTCACTTATCTATCCATAAACTACAAGTATCATTGTtgttattgaatattttttctcaaaaaaaaaaatcaataatattagAGTCTATGATTCATTTTAATGATGGGCTCAAATAATATGACACTACTTAAtccttgaaaattaaattaaaataggaTAGTATCTCACTgaataaaacttgaaaaaaagatTGAAGTTTGTAAGTCCAGTGATGCAACCGACCCAAATGCATAATTTTTAAAGAAACAAACATTCCCGTAACTTAAAAGATCGATGTTATTGCCCATTCATTAAGGTGATACTTCTAACattattctataatttttaatataatattattcattatatattttatttatctcttgatataaacttatataattaagatgtCAGAGTTTAAAAGTTGTGAATCATTTGTTCAAAAGTTCTTTTTAACAAAGACTTTAAATATACTTTATAAATTCTCACATGAATGAGtcttttggatatctatatcatcatttcaattgaacaatgcaTTATTATTGATTCCATCTTTATCGAGGATAACCACTACTTTCTTGCATATATTGAattggtttaattatgtctttgatCCCTATTTTCGGgtcaaaatctcaattttgtttttctttttcagccGTCTCAATTAGGTACCCAATTTagttaaatatcttaaaattaccatttttgttaagtttttgtAAACGTAGTTTGTGATTGCTGAGGTGGATTTGTGTTACTAAAATGTGTGAATAAGACGTGTAATGTAGTGTGAAAATCGTTTTATTGTATGAAATGCCTAAagcttcttctcttttattgAGTCATGAATGCCTAAAGCTTCTTCCCCTCACCTTTCCCTTCTcccattaaaacaataatttttaaaagaaaaaaagtaacaaCCTCACTCACTCCTCCACTCACATTGATAACATAAACAACAATCATCAACAAATTCATCAAAAGTCAAGCTCAAATTCAGTGGTTTCAGACCCAAACACCACAGACTGCGTGTGCAACTCTCGAATCAAGATAATTTGATCCAGAAACCAACTCAACACaacaatagaaagaaaaaaaaggaggaagaagaaaaagaaaaagaagcagAAGAATAGTCTATGAACAAGAGAAGAGAATAGAAGAGAGGGGCTTCATGCTTCTTTCGTTGATGCCATGGCTTTCTCCATGCGGTGTTCAATCCACAACCATCGAACCACCAAGAATCTGCAGCAGTTTTGGAACTCACCTCCAGTGGACAAAGCACCTTCGCACACCACGAACACGTTTCAGCCATTGTAGCGCGCATCAGCATCACAGATCTGCCATTATCATCTCCATTGCAATGTTCAACACCGCACCTGAAACACCACCTTCTCGCACCATTGACGGAGACGAGAACACAGATCCCTGCACAAGCTTTCTTCGCGCAACCGTCAACTTGCAGCAGCGAAACCTTCACGCATCACCACGCATTGCGTAACCACAATCACTGCTCTGGAACGTGAACTCGTTGCCATTGTTTCGCAAGATCAACAGACTCAACGCAACTCACAAACCAGATCTTCACCATGACGCCTGAACGAGAAAGACGCACATCCACCATTGTTGCACCTCGACGCCGAAGCACCTGTAGGTCTACACACGAACCAACCGCGCCACCATGCCTCGAAGGAGAAGAACGAAACCTCCACTGCACCAGCATAAAAGCCGcaaaatttctaattttaattcttaaatcaGCTTTCTTTTTGCTGCCACATCACCGATTTATGTCCTTGTCACTCTTTCATTGACCAACTATGTCATATTACTGTTCAGagtttaaaaaaacttaacagaaataataattttgaaacattttaactaaattgGAAACCTAATTGAGACAGTTGAAAAAAGagagatcaaattgagattttgatctaaaaataaagataaaaacataattaaacctattgaattataaaccttaaccaaacacattcacaTCTTTATCTTCATTCTCtactcttcctttttttttattaactttattttataatacgACAAGTTAATGATAAcgttttttctctttaataacCTGACGGTGCTCTACTTATCACGATTCATActcattttaatcttttttcatTGACAGTTTTAATCGCAAATGCAATGTATGAGTAGCTTTTAGTCGTTGGTGACATTAATTTGTTTACACGGGTTTGTTCTCAAGTAGGATTCAACCCTAACTTTTAGGCAAAATCCAATTCTTTCGATTTCTACCAACTTAATCCCAAAATTTTGAGTCCCAAAAATTTTCTATATAATGACGATAAGATCACACACTTTCTTCTGCGTTCATCAAGAACACTGTTTTTTCCTCAAAAACAAGTTTTCAAAGGCCCTAATCCCTATTACCCCTATTAGCCAGAATCCATGGCCACCCACCTTCTAAAAAGACGAAGAGGCCTTAGAATCTGTTTGTGCTTGTCCTCACTTTTGATCCTCGTTGCTGTGATCATGATCTTAATTTTTACCATCTTTAAGCCCAAGGACCCTTCGGTATTCGTCCACCCTGTTGACCTTAAACACTTTCAAGTACTCTCACCAAATTCAAGAGGTGCCCCTTTGGCCTTGGTGATCACAATTCAGAACCCAAACTATGCAAGTTTCAAGCATAGAAATTGCAGTGGCTATCTTAAATATGGTGACACCATTATAGCAGGAATTCCCTTAGAACAAAGATCCTACCCTGCAAGAAGCACTACAGATGTGACCACTACTGCAGATATTCAGACACATAAATTGATAAAAGATCCAAACTTTTTGTCTGCTGTGGAAGGTGGGGTCTTCAATATGACATCAGAGGCCAAACTTTCTGGGAAAGTGAGGATGGCGAATATTATTAGGTTGAAGGCGAAGGTTTATCTCTCTTGTACCATCTCTTTGAACATATCTGCTTTTCAGACCACTTCCACCTGCATCTCCAAACTCAAGCTATGATCCTTAATTTCAAAAGGAACTTTGCATTAACATCACTTGTGATTGGTTTAAATTGCCAACATGGATTGATTCTGAtgctttatatatattatatatatatagctgtTGCAATCAAGTGAAAAACTCTTGGAATTCAGGCATGTATAGTAATTTTTAGGCTTGCTTCACTATGCACCACACAAAATTATTGATTCATAGCCAACACATTCATATTAATGATAACAATGCATTCCAATTAACTTATATTATTgatgtgttattattattattctggTATTCTTTTGAGATGCTTTCATTTGACAGAAAAATAGAGCAGAAAGCTAGCTAGAAGAACCACAAGTAGTGATGTCTTTATTATTCATTATGCTCAATATCTCTTTATTCAATGCACACAACCTCTGCTGAAAAGACTTTCCTGTGCAGAaagaaaacacacacaaaattatatgtatttttaattataaactattattaatatatttaataatggaattatttaatatatatttatttatgttcttttactggattgttaaatatttaagagttcactaatatttaattttggaaAGTTTAACATTaaacttttaagaaaaataggTGAGAAAGTCAATCATTTTATCTAAATAAGGAAATTGaatatactattttaataaaagcGGCAGGTATATTGTACATTGGACTATACTATCATAACCCTTTGAATATTTAGTAAgttaatttctaaataattaaatccTTCAAATCAttcaaagaatttattttaaagatatgaaACACAGTATAAGTATAAGTAAATATATAGGCTTTGTTAAACTAATATGATACAAGATAgtacaaaaaaatgaattcagCTCTTCTAAAAATACActttaatagaaaataagaaattataaatttggaTTGCGTAGAAGTAATATTACTTTATTGTGTTGATTGAAAGAAAGTTTGAATATAGATTGTTGGAAACTAAATTATTAAGGATAACAAAAATTGTTGAGTGACCTATGTTACAATAATCATCACTAGATTTGTCACTGTGACATTTTTAGAATTTTGACGTGTACATATAATTTGTCACCCCAATTTTGTACATGTACAACctgtttatattttctttccttatttCTAATcgttaagttaaaataaaataaaaaataaataatttgtaataatagtttaaaaattgtttatgtCGTGTCGGTTATGCCTTCTAAGCTCATGCTTTGCGAGAGTTACCATATGCTAACACCCTtttcaatctcatttttttctaGCGAATGTTTTTCTCTATGCATCTCTTGAATCCTCGGTCATTTTTTGACATTTAATCTTGTGTCGGCTTTATTTCGACTTTCTCTTTTTCGATACCATGTGTAACCCTCTTTCTTTAATCTTGTGCTCAATATCCTCATCTTTCAATGTGAAACACAAACATTAATTCCTTACTTTGTCGGGGACACTACTTATGCCTTCGAGGACTCTCTAAACACCTCCTCTTCTTTGGAGCCATTCGCTAACTTCCCTTGCTCCAACAAacctaaaattataaatgagcACAAAAATATTCAAGTGGACTTTTGCAATCAAGCAAGCAAAATCTATCGAGCTGGCCTATTGACTAAAAAACTGCCTTAGATAAGATTGTTAGATAGGGCTATAGTGTTGCCTACAAGAACCACTTGAAGCAATGTGCTCTCACCTGAGCATGCCTATGTTCACTATGGCTATTCATCTCTGGAACAAGGAGCTCAATGCAATGGAGCTACCTTATGGGCCATACGCTCCTCCAAACCTCTTCGAGGTTGTTGCTATTACAAGCCTTGAGCTTCTAGGTGACACCTATCACCTTGTTGCTTTCCCCATAACACTaatcttgaagaaaaaatttgaTGGGAAAAGAAGGCTTATCGACTCTTTATAATAGAGCACTTTGTTGATGACCCCAACGTGCCTGTTACCCTTGAAGAACACATAGCCTTCTTGGTGTACTGGCTATGTTACCCATGTTTTCTACCTTTGACTAATCCAaatttattctcattttttaaatttagccTACCTTCTTATACAGGCTCATCACCCATATGTTTGGCGAAACATTTCATAATCAGTGTGTATACCACCTTTCTAGAGGTTGTCGATCtcttaacaatttaaaaaacatgTGTGTTTTTATACActgtctttttgttttttttttttgtattctaGGCTCCTCTTATCAAACCCGTTTCATTTCACCCCACCACACATTTtgaaagattttaaattattgtggCAATTTTGTCGTGATATTCAACACTGTAACAACCTAATGTGATAGATGCGGTCtctaataattttgtaagataTTGATTTCTGAAATAATGGTGGCTCCTCCCAATGTGATCATGGTGGGTCCgcctgaaaaaagaaaaagtaggcTTGGGGGAAACTGTCCCCTTCCGGCTGATCGCCCAAAGGAGTCGCCACGACGAAGCGTCAACTTCCATTGTTGGTGGTGTGTTATGGACTAGCTTGCACTTGGGGGAGAATGTCACCTTCCATCTAAACTCCAAAGAGAAGGAGTTAATGAAGGGTCTGATGGCAAAGTGCTAACtggaatttggattctctgctGGTTTTTTTGTACTGTTTCTCTACTGTGTCTTCATAATACACTGATTACCActtattttgacattttaaaatatattaataagatatttaaaatattagtacaGTGTACTTTTAATGCTCAGTAgagaacaacaccaaaaaaACCAGTAGAGAATCTGGGCTTGTGCTAACTGTGGTCTCTGAATTTTGTTTAAGGGTAGTTATGTTGTGTAAGCGAGTCACCCCGGGACCAGTCGGTCGAAGGTTACACATTAGGATAATGTCAGGCCAATCTCACAACTGCTCTCTAGGATAATGCCAACTTGTCCCTCCAGTTGAAGGTtgcacattatatatatatatatatatatatatatatatatatatatatatatatatatataaatgatacaatgactactatttcTTACCACTTCTCTTACCACATTACGTGTCATTtgttattgaattttaatttgtttttttccttaacTTAAAAGCTGCAGGGGAAACTGAAAAATCACTTGCACGTTGTGCCAAACACTCACACTCTCTTACCATTACACCATTCTTTCAAACAGAACCCATTTCCTCTCCACCCTAAAAAATTCCCAAACCACCGAAGCTTCCATTGAAGAACCCCAGCCCCATTCTTTTCCACCCACTAAGGAGGTTAGGCATTGTCGAAGGTGGCATTTTCGGGCTCCCCTCTCTTCTCCCCGGAACCCCACAACAATTGCGAAACTTCGTCCTCCCTTTCATTTCCGGTAGGCGTCGTCGAGAATGAAGATCAAGTATGCATTTTGTAACCCTTCCATTTTCTTTCTTCGTTTCCACCCACGAAAAATCAGTATTCATCTTCTCCTTTCATCTTGACTTCTACGTTTGTGCTTGGTCTCCACAGATTAGGGGTTTTGGACGCTttctatttg encodes the following:
- the LOC114168364 gene encoding uncharacterized protein LOC114168364; translation: MATHLLKRRRGLRICLCLSSLLILVAVIMILIFTIFKPKDPSVFVHPVDLKHFQVLSPNSRGAPLALVITIQNPNYASFKHRNCSGYLKYGDTIIAGIPLEQRSYPARSTTDVTTTADIQTHKLIKDPNFLSAVEGGVFNMTSEAKLSGKVRMANIIRLKAKVYLSCTISLNISAFQTTSTCISKLKL